In the Shewanella sp. OMA3-2 genome, one interval contains:
- a CDS encoding aminoglycoside phosphotransferase family protein: protein MSQTDLRLSLLSSWLNQYFGQEVNVSLICGDASFRRYFKLTVNNSHYIVADSPITLVPIAPFIAIAKAYRQAGVLVPEIVHYCLAQGFVLQTNVGDEQLLSILQNDNVTAYYQQALDLLVPITGVTQYHDADGNIQSLPYYDSVFVEKELTIFTEWLIGAHLQYDLSQVERVMLKDSFQLLIANVEAQPKMGMHRDFHSRNLLINHDIPGLERLGVIDFQDAVMGPVTYDAVSLLRDCYVRWPEEIVNSLMRYHYDLAIKHGLVEPNVDYFVYQQWFDLMGLQRHIKAAGIFARLKLRDGKAGYMADIPLTLQYIVDIAGRYPALKSLSDWVEQVVLPKVLAKNSTLEGGL from the coding sequence ATGAGTCAAACAGATTTAAGATTATCCTTATTATCCTCTTGGTTAAACCAGTATTTTGGTCAAGAAGTAAACGTTTCGTTAATTTGTGGTGATGCCAGCTTTAGACGCTACTTTAAGCTGACTGTAAATAACAGCCATTACATTGTCGCTGACTCGCCTATTACTTTAGTGCCTATTGCGCCATTTATCGCTATCGCGAAGGCATATCGTCAAGCGGGTGTATTAGTGCCTGAAATTGTACATTACTGTCTAGCACAAGGTTTCGTGTTGCAAACCAATGTCGGTGATGAGCAGCTACTATCCATTTTGCAAAACGATAATGTCACAGCCTACTATCAACAAGCGCTAGATTTACTCGTGCCCATTACTGGTGTGACTCAATACCATGATGCAGATGGGAACATCCAATCATTACCTTATTACGATAGTGTGTTTGTTGAAAAAGAATTAACTATCTTCACCGAGTGGTTGATTGGGGCTCATCTTCAGTATGATTTGTCACAAGTGGAACGTGTCATGTTAAAGGACAGTTTTCAGCTGTTGATCGCCAATGTAGAGGCTCAACCTAAAATGGGCATGCATCGTGATTTTCACAGTCGTAATTTGCTTATTAATCATGATATTCCCGGCCTAGAACGCCTTGGCGTGATTGATTTTCAAGATGCTGTGATGGGACCGGTAACCTATGATGCGGTGTCGCTGCTACGTGATTGTTATGTCCGGTGGCCTGAAGAAATAGTTAATTCACTAATGCGTTATCATTACGACTTAGCTATAAAACACGGATTAGTTGAGCCTAATGTCGATTATTTCGTTTATCAACAATGGTTTGATTTGATGGGGCTACAGCGTCATATTAAAGCTGCGGGTATTTTTGCGCGATTAAAGTTACGTGATGGGAAAGCAGGTTATATGGCAGATATTCCTTTAACATTGCAATATATAGTTGATATAGCGGGGCGTTACCCTGCACTGAAGTCGTTAAGCGATTGGGTTGAGCAGGTAGTGTTACCAAAGGTACTTGCAAAAAATTCCACTTTAGAAGGCGGTCTCTAA
- the murU gene encoding N-acetylmuramate alpha-1-phosphate uridylyltransferase MurU: MKAMILAAGRGERLRPLTDLMPKPLVQVNGKPLIEYHLEKLAEWGITDVIINHAWLGHMLAESLGNGERWGLSIHYSAEVEALETAGGIKNALPLLGAEPFLLLNGDIFIDELPDIEAAFAVVKQRKADAYIWLVDNPSHHAQGDFCLTPSNMTVESAPALVALDGSTRFTYSGMGVYHPKMFTELASGSQPLGPLLRQSIAQAQIYGHCLTQYWCDVGTVARLNALNARVMSLS, from the coding sequence ATGAAGGCGATGATTTTAGCCGCAGGGCGTGGTGAAAGATTAAGACCACTGACTGATTTAATGCCTAAACCTTTGGTTCAGGTTAATGGCAAGCCTTTAATTGAATACCATTTGGAGAAGCTGGCTGAATGGGGCATTACTGACGTTATTATCAATCATGCATGGCTCGGGCATATGCTTGCTGAGTCATTAGGTAATGGTGAACGCTGGGGACTGTCGATTCATTATAGCGCGGAGGTCGAGGCTTTAGAAACCGCAGGCGGGATAAAAAATGCTTTACCTTTATTAGGTGCAGAACCTTTTTTATTACTAAATGGCGATATTTTTATCGACGAATTACCGGATATAGAAGCCGCATTCGCTGTGGTTAAGCAACGAAAAGCTGACGCTTATATTTGGTTGGTTGATAATCCATCACATCACGCTCAAGGGGATTTTTGCCTTACTCCTTCCAATATGACGGTTGAGAGTGCCCCTGCGCTAGTGGCCTTAGATGGCAGCACACGATTCACTTATAGTGGAATGGGTGTGTACCATCCGAAAATGTTTACTGAGCTTGCCAGCGGGTCACAACCCTTGGGGCCATTACTTAGGCAGTCAATTGCACAAGCACAAATTTATGGCCATTGTTTGACACAATATTGGTGTGATGTCGGCACTGTTGCTAGATTAAATGCGTTAAATGCACGAGTAATGTCGTTATCCTAA
- the djlA gene encoding co-chaperone DjlA — translation MRIWGKVFGFIIGFMFGRIAGGIMGLFLGHLYDKRQRLSGLIQQAGERQATFFNATFAVMGHVAKASGHVTEADIRVATLLMDKMQLSGQPRADAQAAFRSGRQANFDLFQTLADFKRVTQNRHELLQMFLEIQIQTALSDGELQAKEQQVLAIIAEQLGLSKVLKDLLARWQAEFQHHQSAQGSKMPLNDAYLVLGMVESDTDQQIKRAYRKLMNEHHPDKLVAKGLPEEMMMLAKTKAQDIQAAYETIKAARGMR, via the coding sequence ATGCGAATTTGGGGCAAGGTTTTTGGGTTTATCATTGGGTTTATGTTTGGCAGAATTGCTGGCGGCATAATGGGCCTTTTTTTAGGACACCTTTACGATAAGCGTCAACGTTTATCGGGCTTAATACAACAAGCGGGCGAGCGACAAGCGACTTTTTTTAATGCCACCTTTGCTGTTATGGGCCATGTTGCTAAAGCATCAGGCCATGTAACCGAAGCAGATATTCGTGTAGCGACGTTATTAATGGATAAAATGCAGCTTTCTGGTCAGCCGCGTGCTGATGCCCAAGCTGCATTTCGTTCAGGTCGCCAAGCAAACTTTGATTTATTTCAAACATTAGCTGATTTTAAACGGGTTACTCAAAACCGGCATGAACTGCTACAAATGTTTTTAGAGATCCAAATTCAAACTGCCTTGTCAGATGGTGAGCTACAAGCAAAAGAGCAGCAAGTGTTGGCTATCATAGCTGAGCAGTTAGGGTTATCTAAGGTATTAAAAGATTTGCTTGCTCGCTGGCAAGCAGAGTTTCAACATCATCAATCAGCCCAAGGCAGTAAAATGCCACTAAACGATGCTTATTTAGTGCTTGGCATGGTTGAATCTGACACGGATCAACAAATCAAACGTGCTTACCGTAAACTGATGAATGAACATCATCCAGATAAACTGGTTGCCAAAGGGTTGCCGGAGGAAATGATGATGTTAGCCAAAACCAAAGCACAAGATATTCAAGCCGCTTATGAAACGATTAAGGCCGCTAGAGGTATGCGTTAG
- a CDS encoding outer membrane protein, whose protein sequence is MKQLQLVCMAAFALMSTMSVAEIFVAPFGGYSFASNGLEVSVNDAQTNFTELNITESSNVGLMLGITTQDPGNMYFLYSRQETDLRQGSLSSDKLTELEVNYVHLGGTLYFPNGNLKPYITASAGLTQLRPNKEYSSETHFSMGIGGGIAYEVTQNVSVFADVRGYATFLNSDSGLFCNPASCVWQITGDLMWQSQANIGLEFAF, encoded by the coding sequence ATGAAGCAATTACAGTTAGTTTGTATGGCCGCTTTTGCATTGATGAGCACAATGAGCGTTGCTGAAATATTTGTAGCCCCTTTTGGTGGTTATAGTTTTGCTAGTAACGGGCTAGAAGTCTCAGTTAATGATGCTCAGACTAATTTTACCGAGTTAAACATCACTGAGAGTAGCAATGTAGGTTTAATGTTAGGTATAACGACTCAAGACCCAGGCAATATGTACTTCTTATATAGTCGTCAGGAGACGGATTTGCGTCAAGGTTCATTATCATCAGATAAGTTAACTGAACTCGAGGTTAATTATGTCCACCTTGGGGGAACATTGTATTTTCCAAATGGCAATTTGAAACCTTATATTACAGCCAGTGCAGGTTTAACCCAACTTCGCCCAAATAAAGAATATTCAAGCGAAACTCATTTTTCTATGGGCATTGGCGGTGGTATTGCCTATGAAGTGACTCAAAATGTTAGCGTGTTTGCTGATGTGCGCGGCTATGCTACTTTCTTAAATTCAGACAGTGGATTGTTTTGTAACCCAGCTAGCTGTGTATGGCAGATAACGGGTGATTTAATGTGGCAAAGCCAAGCCAATATTGGTCTTGAGTTTGCATTTTAA
- a CDS encoding D-2-hydroxyacid dehydrogenase — translation MKIVVLDGFTLNPGDLSWHELSELAPCQVHDHTLADDVVSRCQAAEIILTNKTSITADILKQLPDIKYIGVLATGTNVVDLAYAKLRGIIVTNVPAYGPDAVAQMVFAHILHHTQQVALHDKAVKQGLWAGQRDFCFTLSPLMSLKGKVLGLIGFGDIAQHVAQIGLAFGMKVLVHTPKAKAGLAQGIAWCELAVLLPKAQFLSLHCPLTEVTHHMIDASTLAKLPSNALIINTARGDLINEQDLADWLNQDKGFAAVDVLSSEPPQIGNPLLSAKNITITPHIAWATKEARQNLMNIAVNNCRQFMLGEPVNVVSS, via the coding sequence ATGAAAATAGTAGTGCTAGATGGATTTACGTTAAATCCAGGTGATTTAAGCTGGCATGAATTGTCGGAGCTAGCGCCATGCCAAGTTCATGATCATACCTTAGCTGATGATGTGGTTTCTCGCTGTCAGGCGGCAGAGATTATTTTAACCAACAAAACCTCAATAACAGCGGATATTTTAAAACAACTTCCTGATATAAAATATATTGGTGTGTTAGCTACCGGCACAAATGTGGTAGACCTTGCCTATGCCAAGTTACGGGGCATCATTGTGACAAATGTGCCAGCCTATGGTCCAGATGCTGTCGCTCAAATGGTGTTTGCTCATATTTTGCATCATACCCAGCAAGTTGCCCTGCATGATAAAGCTGTGAAGCAAGGTCTATGGGCTGGGCAGCGTGATTTTTGTTTTACTTTATCTCCATTAATGTCGCTTAAAGGTAAAGTGCTTGGGTTAATTGGTTTTGGTGACATAGCCCAGCATGTGGCACAAATTGGATTGGCTTTTGGGATGAAGGTGTTAGTTCATACTCCTAAAGCGAAAGCTGGACTTGCTCAAGGTATAGCGTGGTGTGAGTTGGCAGTCCTACTCCCTAAAGCTCAATTTCTATCACTTCATTGCCCTTTGACTGAGGTGACACATCATATGATCGATGCATCGACTTTAGCCAAATTACCCAGTAATGCATTAATAATAAATACTGCCAGAGGCGATTTGATAAATGAGCAAGATTTAGCCGACTGGCTTAATCAAGATAAAGGTTTTGCTGCAGTAGATGTGCTGTCAAGCGAACCCCCTCAAATAGGTAATCCATTACTTAGCGCTAAAAATATTACAATCACCCCTCACATAGCCTGGGCAACAAAGGAAGCCAGGCAAAATTTAATGAATATTGCGGTGAATAATTGCCGCCAGTTTATGTTAGGTGAACCTGTAAATGTTGTTAGTAGCTAG
- the purT gene encoding formate-dependent phosphoribosylglycinamide formyltransferase: MLGTPGCTDAVKAMLLGCGELGKEVAIELQRFGIEVIGVDRYPNAPAMQVSHRSHVINMLDGAALSAVIELEKPDIVIPEIEAIATDTLLALEAKGLNVVPCAQAAKLTMDREGIRRLAAETLGLPTSAYFFCDTLTELNLAIAQIGFPCVIKPVMSSSGKGQSVLKSADDIQAAWDYAQQGGRAGQGRVIIEGFIAFDYEITLLTISAIDGIHFCAPIGHRQEDGDYRESWQPQAMPDHVLEQAQIVAMKIVKTLGGYGLFGVELFIKDDEVYFSEVSPRPHDTGLVTLISQDLSEFALHVRAILGLPIGKIEQFGPAASAVILAEGKSDNIRYQGMGKALALPDTQLRLFGKPDIDGRRRLGVALAKDTSIENAIEKAKKAAEAIKVIL, encoded by the coding sequence ATATTAGGCACACCAGGTTGCACTGATGCCGTAAAGGCCATGTTGCTTGGATGCGGTGAGCTGGGTAAAGAAGTTGCGATTGAATTGCAGCGATTTGGCATTGAAGTGATAGGTGTCGATAGATACCCTAACGCTCCAGCCATGCAAGTATCCCACCGTAGCCATGTGATTAACATGCTCGATGGGGCGGCTTTATCCGCTGTAATTGAATTAGAAAAACCCGATATTGTTATCCCTGAAATTGAAGCGATTGCAACTGATACCTTATTAGCATTAGAAGCTAAAGGATTAAACGTGGTTCCTTGTGCACAAGCGGCAAAGTTAACCATGGATAGAGAAGGCATTCGTCGATTAGCCGCTGAGACATTAGGCTTACCTACGTCAGCATATTTTTTCTGCGACACGTTAACAGAGCTGAACTTGGCAATCGCACAAATTGGCTTCCCGTGTGTGATCAAACCCGTAATGAGTTCATCAGGTAAAGGCCAAAGCGTGCTTAAATCTGCTGATGATATTCAAGCGGCTTGGGATTATGCCCAGCAAGGTGGACGTGCCGGTCAAGGGCGCGTGATCATTGAAGGTTTTATTGCCTTTGATTATGAGATTACCTTGCTCACAATCAGCGCAATCGATGGGATCCATTTTTGCGCACCTATTGGGCATAGGCAGGAAGATGGCGATTATCGTGAATCATGGCAGCCGCAAGCTATGCCGGATCATGTGTTAGAACAAGCGCAAATTGTCGCAATGAAAATCGTTAAAACATTAGGCGGATACGGACTTTTTGGCGTTGAGTTATTTATTAAAGACGACGAGGTTTACTTCTCTGAGGTATCCCCTCGCCCACACGATACTGGTTTAGTCACATTAATTAGCCAAGATTTATCAGAGTTCGCCTTACATGTGAGAGCTATTTTAGGCTTACCTATCGGTAAAATTGAGCAATTTGGTCCTGCGGCTTCAGCAGTCATTCTAGCGGAAGGAAAATCGGATAACATTCGATATCAAGGTATGGGAAAAGCGTTAGCCTTACCCGATACTCAATTGAGATTATTTGGTAAACCCGATATTGATGGACGTAGGCGTTTAGGCGTAGCCTTAGCTAAAGATACCAGTATAGAAAATGCTATCGAAAAGGCCAAAAAGGCTGCAGAAGCAATTAAGGTTATATTATAA
- a CDS encoding DUF3302 domain-containing protein has translation MFLDYFALGILFFVVIVIFYGIIAIHDIPYEIAKKRNHPQQDALHIAGWVSLFTLHAIWPFLWIWATLYREDRGWGFSDSRQRELILEGEVKELIQKVTQLTLRLDQAESSKVAKANTSAAVDVNDEPQTKPVNKENK, from the coding sequence ATGTTTTTAGATTACTTTGCGTTAGGGATATTGTTTTTTGTCGTTATTGTTATTTTTTACGGCATTATTGCTATTCATGATATTCCCTATGAGATTGCTAAAAAACGCAATCACCCGCAACAGGATGCTTTGCATATTGCCGGATGGGTAAGCTTGTTTACCTTGCATGCCATTTGGCCGTTTTTATGGATATGGGCCACGTTATACCGTGAAGATAGAGGTTGGGGATTTTCAGATAGCCGTCAAAGGGAGCTAATTCTTGAAGGCGAAGTAAAAGAACTTATTCAGAAAGTGACTCAATTAACACTGAGATTAGACCAGGCAGAAAGTAGCAAAGTGGCTAAAGCAAATACCTCAGCAGCGGTTGATGTAAATGATGAGCCTCAAACCAAGCCAGTTAATAAGGAGAACAAATAA
- a CDS encoding HlyD family secretion protein: protein MDLLLILTYGAICIAVFKIFKIPLNKWTVPTALLGGVVLIGSLLLLMNYNHPYTKFTREYFVSIPITPAVKGIVTEVNVHPNTPVKEGDILFKIDPTPYAATVKQKQAALKEAEQQVPQLQAAYEAAHAKLEQAQADSTRTESAYRRYEEGRKKGGRNSPFTELELDNRRQLYIASLAQRDAAKADELRSRLAFESNINGVNTKVAGLQAELAKAQFDLEKTIVRAPADGIVTQLALRKGIMAVPIPLRPALTFIPDEERYFAGAFWQNSLLRLKEGDEAEVIIDAVPGVVFTGKVAKILPAMSEGEVQFSGSLQSSSRLFQRGRVLVLIDLDENALLDGLPAGIAGQAAIYTDHFSHVAVMRKVLLRMQGWLNYLFGDH from the coding sequence ATGGATTTACTCCTTATTTTGACCTATGGCGCCATTTGTATCGCCGTTTTTAAAATATTCAAAATTCCACTTAATAAGTGGACTGTGCCAACAGCCTTACTAGGCGGCGTAGTGTTAATAGGTTCATTGTTGTTATTAATGAACTATAACCATCCCTATACTAAATTTACTCGAGAGTATTTCGTTTCTATTCCTATTACTCCAGCGGTGAAAGGGATTGTGACTGAGGTGAATGTTCATCCTAATACCCCCGTAAAAGAGGGGGATATTTTATTCAAAATAGATCCGACACCTTATGCTGCTACGGTTAAGCAAAAACAAGCTGCACTTAAAGAAGCTGAACAACAGGTTCCTCAACTGCAAGCCGCCTATGAAGCGGCTCATGCTAAACTAGAACAAGCGCAGGCTGATTCAACTCGTACTGAATCAGCTTATAGACGCTATGAAGAAGGACGTAAAAAAGGTGGTCGTAACTCACCGTTTACCGAACTTGAATTAGATAACCGTCGTCAACTCTACATAGCGTCATTAGCACAACGTGATGCAGCAAAAGCAGATGAACTTCGCAGCCGTTTAGCATTTGAGTCAAATATTAATGGGGTTAATACTAAGGTTGCTGGATTGCAAGCTGAGCTGGCGAAAGCGCAATTTGACTTAGAAAAAACCATTGTGCGTGCGCCTGCTGATGGTATTGTCACTCAATTGGCTTTACGCAAAGGGATAATGGCAGTGCCTATTCCATTGCGTCCAGCGTTAACTTTTATTCCAGATGAGGAACGATATTTCGCGGGTGCTTTTTGGCAAAACTCTTTACTGCGTTTAAAAGAGGGCGACGAGGCTGAAGTGATTATTGATGCTGTGCCTGGTGTGGTATTTACAGGTAAAGTTGCCAAAATACTGCCTGCTATGTCTGAAGGCGAAGTGCAGTTTAGCGGTAGCTTACAGTCATCGAGTAGACTATTTCAACGTGGTCGAGTATTAGTATTAATCGATCTTGATGAGAATGCGCTTCTTGATGGCTTACCGGCAGGTATTGCAGGACAAGCGGCTATTTATACCGATCACTTCAGTCATGTCGCAGTTATGCGTAAAGTATTACTGAGAATGCAGGGGTGGCTAAATTATCTGTTTGGCGACCATTAA
- a CDS encoding DUF4136 domain-containing protein: MIKPIIPQKNLHHFLSKSILLIASLVILGCQSTPKNDYDINYDFSQLQSFNLINVTNSDDPLTVQRVKQNITDALVKQGFTQTDNQADFSVSFAFETEEKPKSSGLSIGLGTGSWGSGGGASVGTSIGVPLGSDSAKVQIIQIDIIDPKQNKLIWRGTDKYDFEEGGEHKANKTAETVYHILQQFPPKN, translated from the coding sequence ATGATAAAGCCAATTATACCGCAGAAAAATTTACACCACTTTCTCTCTAAATCGATATTATTGATAGCAAGCTTAGTTATTTTAGGCTGCCAAAGTACGCCTAAAAATGACTATGATATTAACTATGACTTTAGCCAATTACAAAGCTTCAACCTTATCAATGTTACCAACAGCGATGACCCACTAACAGTTCAACGGGTAAAACAAAACATTACTGATGCATTGGTTAAGCAAGGTTTTACTCAAACTGATAACCAAGCAGATTTCTCAGTCAGCTTTGCCTTTGAAACGGAAGAAAAGCCTAAAAGCTCAGGCCTTTCAATTGGCTTAGGCACAGGAAGCTGGGGAAGCGGTGGAGGGGCAAGCGTAGGCACCAGTATTGGGGTTCCCCTGGGCAGTGATAGCGCTAAAGTACAGATTATTCAAATAGATATTATTGATCCAAAGCAAAATAAGCTAATTTGGCGCGGTACTGACAAATATGATTTTGAAGAAGGTGGTGAGCATAAAGCCAACAAAACTGCCGAGACCGTTTATCATATTCTGCAGCAATTCCCACCAAAAAATTGA
- a CDS encoding DUF1289 domain-containing protein encodes MEQLSFFAIPSPCVGVCQSDTKGYCTGCFRSRDERFNWMSFSELQKQDIVRLCVARRKRRQYALFKSQKLLQQQQQANSNNQFDFDQVDEMDLLGDLSQFELD; translated from the coding sequence ATGGAACAATTAAGTTTTTTTGCCATTCCTAGTCCCTGTGTTGGTGTCTGTCAGTCAGATACTAAAGGGTATTGTACTGGGTGTTTTCGCAGCCGTGACGAGCGCTTTAATTGGATGAGTTTCTCTGAGCTACAAAAGCAAGATATTGTGCGTTTATGTGTTGCGCGGCGAAAACGGCGCCAATATGCTTTATTCAAATCGCAAAAATTACTGCAACAACAGCAACAAGCGAACAGTAATAATCAGTTTGATTTTGATCAAGTTGATGAAATGGATTTACTGGGAGACTTAAGTCAGTTTGAGCTAGACTAG
- a CDS encoding ATP-binding protein has translation MKRLFISLYLLLSLSFLGIGWTLDSLWQNHVDDSGDVDTPLIALALILSKQSEADRQTLLDAISAQHSFPLQLLQRNQIALNGEIQLAHNRILTTEANEQQLQFIAVGEQVLVAGPFDIEPRSQLRGIFTIVFYASLALVALIWVWPLSRDLTILRMATKKFGEANWNTRIELNARSQVAPLALTFNDMAQHISSLIDNQKHLTNAVSHEIRTPLARLKFALALLPQYCLPNSDINQRIDFLEGMQTDIKEMEGLLQELLTYASLETMQIEPILENCELVNISKQLILRLEDLSDHDIELNLTNMTQIYIKGEGSLVERAIQNLVTNAQRYATSRIQINLKTDQHKVYLSVNNDGPSIPVEDHPYIFDAFYRSQSQHNGNKGHGLGLAIVKRIMMRHKGNVTISSNQTKTEFTLSWPIIMAKN, from the coding sequence ATGAAGCGTTTATTCATCAGCCTTTATCTGCTACTCAGTTTAAGCTTTTTAGGGATAGGCTGGACATTAGATAGCCTATGGCAAAACCATGTCGATGACAGTGGTGATGTCGATACCCCGCTTATTGCGTTAGCATTGATTTTATCTAAGCAATCAGAAGCCGATAGGCAAACGCTGCTGGATGCAATAAGCGCTCAACACTCTTTTCCATTACAGCTACTTCAACGAAATCAAATTGCCTTAAATGGTGAGATACAGCTTGCGCATAATCGGATATTAACCACTGAAGCAAATGAGCAACAATTGCAGTTTATTGCGGTAGGTGAGCAAGTGCTTGTGGCTGGGCCGTTTGATATTGAACCCCGTAGCCAATTACGCGGGATATTTACTATCGTGTTTTATGCCTCGCTCGCACTGGTTGCATTAATATGGGTATGGCCTCTTTCACGGGACTTAACAATACTGCGTATGGCCACCAAAAAATTTGGTGAAGCTAATTGGAATACCCGTATAGAGCTTAACGCAAGATCTCAAGTAGCCCCTCTCGCGCTGACATTTAATGATATGGCGCAACACATTAGCAGTTTAATTGATAACCAAAAACATTTAACTAATGCTGTCTCACACGAAATTAGAACACCGTTAGCAAGGCTTAAATTCGCACTAGCTCTACTCCCACAGTATTGTCTACCTAATAGCGATATTAACCAACGCATTGATTTTTTAGAGGGGATGCAAACTGACATCAAAGAGATGGAAGGTTTACTGCAAGAGTTACTTACCTACGCCAGTCTAGAAACAATGCAAATCGAGCCTATTTTAGAAAATTGCGAACTCGTCAACATCAGCAAACAACTGATCCTCAGGCTTGAAGATTTAAGTGATCATGATATTGAATTAAATCTTACTAACATGACGCAAATTTATATTAAAGGTGAAGGGTCATTGGTCGAACGGGCAATACAAAATCTTGTTACAAACGCACAGCGTTATGCTACATCACGTATTCAAATCAATCTAAAAACGGATCAACATAAAGTCTACTTATCCGTTAACAACGACGGCCCTAGCATTCCGGTAGAAGATCATCCTTATATTTTTGATGCTTTTTATCGTAGCCAATCTCAACATAACGGCAATAAAGGTCATGGTTTGGGCCTGGCCATAGTCAAACGAATTATGATGCGCCATAAGGGAAATGTAACCATATCAAGTAATCAGACCAAAACTGAATTTACCTTAAGCTGGCCTATAATAATGGCAAAAAACTAG
- a CDS encoding response regulator: MTQLQSTHRVLLVEDDIRLANLIVDYLKTHDMHVEVERRGDTVLTRLISYKPDIILLDIMLPGLDGFSLCEKLPDYFSGPILLMSALGTNEDQIKGLELGADDYVVKPVEPALLVARINNLLRRQALPNKPESHCLNFGKLSIDPHTQTIRLGDTQVDLTNHEFELLWLLASQAGQVLSRQYIYQYLLNIDFDGKDRKIDVRTSRLRKKLGDSIETPFRIKTVWGQGYLFAPDAWNS, from the coding sequence ATGACCCAACTACAATCTACCCACAGAGTGTTACTCGTTGAAGATGATATCCGGCTTGCGAATCTCATTGTTGATTATCTCAAAACACATGATATGCATGTTGAAGTAGAACGTCGCGGTGACACTGTATTGACACGCTTAATCAGCTACAAGCCTGACATTATTCTACTTGATATTATGTTACCAGGACTTGATGGCTTCAGTTTATGTGAAAAGTTGCCTGATTATTTTTCTGGCCCTATTTTATTAATGAGTGCTTTGGGCACCAATGAAGATCAAATTAAAGGGCTAGAATTAGGCGCAGATGATTACGTGGTAAAACCCGTTGAACCAGCATTATTAGTGGCTAGAATTAATAATTTACTTCGTCGCCAAGCGCTGCCTAATAAACCAGAATCTCATTGTCTTAACTTTGGTAAACTCAGTATTGATCCGCATACTCAAACAATTCGTTTAGGCGATACACAAGTAGACCTTACCAACCATGAATTTGAACTATTATGGCTGTTAGCTTCACAAGCTGGTCAAGTGTTAAGCCGTCAATATATTTATCAATACTTACTTAACATCGATTTTGATGGCAAAGATCGTAAAATTGATGTTCGCACATCTCGTCTACGTAAAAAGCTGGGGGACAGTATTGAAACACCATTCCGAATTAAGACAGTGTGGGGACAAGGTTATTTGTTTGCACCAGATGCATGGAATAGCTAA
- a CDS encoding DUF3019 domain-containing protein, whose protein sequence is MSVSSTAAEPLKHQVRLNATPNFCLTDDQFDYCEIDLLLTWSVANKELVCIISDYPSIPRWCSDNLNEKSVSLTIKTDKDIQFILVSKHDNLTLAGVKLKVNKASSRQIRRRYRNPWSLF, encoded by the coding sequence ATGAGTGTTTCTTCTACAGCAGCAGAACCTCTAAAACATCAAGTGCGACTTAATGCTACGCCTAACTTTTGTCTCACTGATGATCAATTTGATTACTGTGAAATCGATCTGTTATTAACATGGAGTGTAGCCAATAAAGAGCTGGTATGTATTATTTCAGATTACCCAAGCATACCGCGATGGTGTTCGGACAATCTAAACGAAAAATCGGTCAGTTTAACCATAAAAACCGATAAAGATATCCAATTTATACTCGTAAGCAAACACGACAACCTCACGCTTGCGGGCGTCAAATTAAAGGTCAATAAAGCGTCCTCTCGACAAATAAGAAGACGCTACCGGAATCCTTGGAGCTTATTTTAA